The Glutamicibacter mishrai DNA window AGTTTCGACCGGTTTTGACCGGATCACGAAACATGGTAGGCTAGAAAAGTTGCTCCGGAGCGAAGCAGCCACTGGGTTTTTGGTGGTTGTGGTGTCGAGAGTGTTTGTTGTTTGAGAACTCAATAGTGTGCCAAGTTTGTTGATACCGAATTATTTTTATTTGGTGAATACATAACATTTGCTTGAGGCATTGCACCCCCGTGCAGTGTTCTTGAGTGTTTTTTATTCGCCAGGATTTTTTCATTGATTCTCCCTTATTTTCCGAGGGGTTTCGGTGGCTTTTTGTTTTTTATGGAGAGTTTGATCCTGGCTCAGGATGAACGCTGGCGGCGTGCTTAACACATGCAAGTCGAACGATGAAGCCCTGCTTGCAGGGTGGATTAGTGGCGAACGGGTGAGTAACACGTGAGTAACCTGCCCCTGACTCTGGGATAAGCCCGGGAAACTGGGTCTAATACCGGATATGACTTCCTACTGCATGGTGGGTTGTTGAAAGATTTATCGGTGGGGGATGGACTCGCGGCCTATCAGCTTGTTGGTGAGGTAATGGCTCACCAAGGCGACGACGGGTAGCCGGCCTGAGAGGGTGACCGGCCACACTGGGACTGAGACACGGCCCAGACTCCTACGGGAGGCAGCAGTGGGGAATATTGCACAATGGGCGGAAGCCTGATGCAGCGACGCCGCGTGAGGGATGACGGCCTTCGGGTTGTAAACCTCTTTCAGTAGGGAAGAAGCGAAAGTGACGGTACCTGCAGAAGAAGCGCCGGCTAACTACGTGCCAGCAGCCGCGGTAATACGTAGGGCGCAAGCGTTATCCGGATTTATTGGGCGTAAAGAGCTCGTAGGCGGTTTGTCGCGTCTGCCGTGAAAGTCCGAGGCTCAACCTCGGATCTGCGGTGGGTACGGGCAGACTAGAGTGATGTAGGGGAGACTGGAATTCCTGGTGTAGCGGTGAAATGCGCAGATATCAGGAGGAACACCGATGGCGAAGGCAGGTCTCTGGGCATTTACTGACGCTGAGGAGCGAAAGCATGGGGAGCGAACAGGATTAGATACCCTGGTAGTCCATGCCGTAAACGTTGGGCACTAGGTGTGGGGGACATTCCACGTTTTCCGCGCCGTAGCTAACGCATTAAGTGCCCCGCCTGGGGAGTACGGCCGCAAGGCTAAAACTCAAAGGAATTGACGGGGGCCCGCACAAGCGGCGGAGCATGCGGATTAATTCGATGCAACGCGAAGAACCTTACCAAGGCTTGACATGTGCCAGACCGCTCCAGAGATGGGGTTTCCCTTCGGGGCTGGTTCACAGGTGGTGCATGGTTGTCGTCAGCTCGTGTCGTGAGATGTTGGGTTAAGTCCCGCAACGAGCGCAACCCTCGTTCCATGTTGCCAGCACGTAGTGGTGGGGACTCATGGGAGACTGCCGGGGTCAACTCGGAGGAAGGTGGGGATGACGTCAAATCATCATGCCCCTTATGTCTTGGGCTTCACGCATGCTACAATGGCCGGTACAATGGGTTGCGATACTGTGAGGTGGAGCTAATCCCTAAAAGCCGGTCTCAGTTCGGATTGGGGTCTGCAACTCGACCCCATGAAGTCGGAGTCGCTAGTAATCGCAGATCAGCAACGCTGCGGTGAATACGTTCCCGGGCCTTGTACACACCGCCCGTCAAGTCACGAAAGTTGGTAACACCCGAAGCCGATGGCCTAACCACCTTGTGTGGGGGGAGTCGTCGAAGGTGGGACTGGCGATTGGGACTAAGTCGTAACAAGGTAGCCGTACCGGAAGGTGCGGCTGGATCACCTCCTTTCTAAGGAGCTAACCATTATTATGGTTGCCCATGTCTGTGCCCGAGTGTGGTACGGGTGGGTTGCTCATGGGTGGAATATCAATGAACTCAGTACTGGAAAGCATGCATGCCTGATTGATCCTTTGTGGGGTTGTGTGGTGTGTGTGGGGTACTGGCTGTGGCTGCATGGTGTTGTTGCTGGTGAGTACGCAGCATGATGATCCTTTGGGTTGTTGTGGTGTTGGAAAAGCGGTGGTGGTGTTGTGTGGTTTGTATGGTTTGGCATGCTGTTGGGTTTTGAGGCAACAAGCCTCCGTCCCTGGTGGATGATGTGATCGGTTGTTGTGGTGCTGGCCCTTGTGGGGTTGGTGTTGTGATGGTTGGTTGTTTCTCTTCTTGGGTGGCGGGGTTCTTGGTGTTTCGGTGTTTGTCCTGTGTTTGCCGTGGACGTGCCGCCTTTGTTGGTGGTGTGGTTGCGGGGGTGTGGGGTTGTTGTTTGGGAACTGTATAGTGAACGCGAGCATCTTGCAGATGAGATGAGTCTGGTGGCCCTTTTCCTTGGGTCATCTAGGTGTTTGAGTCTTGTCTGCGTGATTTTGTTAGATTGTTTTATTGCTCATATCTTGAGACTTTGATGTTGTGTTGAAGTTTTTAAGGGCGCACGGTGGATGCCTTGGCATCAAGAGCCGATGAAGGACGTGGGAATCTGCGATAAGCCTGGTGGAGTCGATAACCGGACGTTGATACCAGGATTTCCGAATGGGGGAACCCCGCACCATGTTATGTGGTGTGACCTGCAGCTGAATGTATAGGCTGTGTGGAGGGAACGCGGGGAAGTGAAACATCTCAGTACCCGCAGGAAGAGAAAACAATAGTGATTCCGTTAGTAGTGGCGAGCGAACGCGGATGGGGCTAAACCGGTTGGTGTGTGATAGCGGATAGGCGTTGCATCATCGGGGTTGTGGGGTTGACATGTACCAGTGCTATCTTGCTGGTGGGATGAGGTGCAGGCGTATAGGTGAATCGGTTGGAATGCCGGACCATAGAGGGTGATAGTCCCGTAGGTGTAATGCGTGTCTGCCGTTCTAGTGTTGATACCCGAGTAGCACGGGGCCCGTGAAACCTTGTGTGAATCTGCCAGGACCACCTGGTAAGCCTGAATACTACTTGATGACCGATAGTGAATCAGTACCGTGAGGGAATGGTGAAAAGTACCCCGGGAGGGGAGTGAAATAGTACCTGAAACCGTGCGCTTACAATCCGTTAGAGCCTGGGACTTGTTCCTGGGTGATGGCGTGCCTTTTGAAGAATGAGCCTGCGAGTTAGTGCTGTGTCGCGAGGTTAACCCGTGTGGGGTAGCCGTAGCGAAAGCGAGTCTGAATAGGGCGTTTGAGTGGCACGGTCTAGACCCGAAGCGAAGTGATCTACCCATGGCCAGGTTGAAGCGCGTGTAAGAGCGTGTGGAGGACCGAACCCACTTCAGTTGAAAATGGAGGGGATGAGCTGTGGGTAGGGGTGAAAGGCCAATCAAACTTCGTGATAGCTGGTTCTCCCCGAAATGCATTTAGGTGCAGCGTTACGTGTTTCTTGCTGGAGGTAGAGCTACTGGATAGGCGATGGGCCCTACAAGGTTACTGACCTTAGCCAAACTCCGAATGCCGGTAAGTGAGAGCGTAGCAGTGAGACTGTGGGGGATAAGCTTCATAGTCGAGAGGGAAACAGCCCAGAACGCCAACTAAGGCCCCTAAGCGTGTGCTAAGTGGGAAAGGATGTGGAGTTGCTGTGACAACCAGGAGGTTGGCTTAGAAGCAGCCACCCTTGAAAGAGTGCGTAATAGCTCACTGGTCAAGTGATTCCGCGCCGATAATGTAGCGGGGCTCAAGCACACCGCCGAAGTTGCGTCATTCAAATATTTGCCTGGCTTTTGTTGGGCGTTTGGATGGGTAGGGGAGCGTCGTATAGCGGGTGAAGTCGCGGTGGAAACCAGCGGTGGACGCTATACGAGTGAGAATGCAGGCATGAGTAGCGAATGACGGGTGAGAAACCCGTCCGCCGAATGATCAAGGGTTCCAGGGTTAAGCTAATCTGCCCTGGGTTAGTCGGGGCCTAAGGCGAGGCCGACAGGCGTAGTCGATGGATAACGGGTTGATATTCCCGTACCGGCGAAGGACCGCCCATACTGAGCTGTGGATGCTAACCATGACGGATTCCAGTGTTGATGCCTTCGGGTGTCTTGTTGGTTGATGTGGTGGGAACCGATGCAGTGAGGTCAGCGTATTAACAGGTGTGACGCAGGAAGGTAGCCGAGCCAGGCAATGGAATTGACCTGGTCCAAGGGTGTAGGAAGAGTGGTTGGCAAATCCGCCGCTCAATTGTTTCTGAGACCTGATAGGCGCCCCATTTTTTGGGGTGATTCGGTGATCCTATGCTGCCTAGAAAAGCATCGGCGCGAGGTCCCAGTCCGCCCGTACCCCAAACCGACACAGGTGATCAGGTAGAGAATACTAAGGCGATCGAGAGAATCATGGTTAAGGAACTCGGCAAAATGCCCCCGTAACTTCGGAAGAAGGGGGGCCTGCCTCGTGATCAGCTCTTGCAGTTGTGAGCGGGTGTGGGCCGCAGAGACCAGGGGGAAGCGACTGTTTACTAAAAACACAGGTCCGTGCGAAGTCGCAAGACGATGTATACGGACTGACTCCTGCCCGGTGCTGGAAGGTTAAGAGGACTGGTTAGTCACTTTTGTGGCGAAGCTGAGAATTTAAGCCCCAGTAAACGGCGGTGGTAACTATAACCATCCTAAGGTAGCGAAATTCCTTGTCGGGTAAGTTCCGACCTGCACGAATGGAGTAACGACTTCCCCGCTGTCTCAACCATGAACTCGGCGAAATTGCAGTACGAGTAAAGATGCTCGTTACGCGCAGCAGGACGGAAAGACCCCGAGACCTTTACTATAGTTTGGTATTGGTGTTCGGTGCAGCTTGTGTAGGATAGGTGGGAGACTTTGAAGCTTGGACGCTAGTTCAGGTGGAGTCATCGTTGAAATACCACTCTGGCTGTACCGGTCACCTAACTTCGGACCATGATCTGGTTCAGGGACAGTGCCTGATGGGTAGTTTAACTGGGGCGGTTGCCTCCTAAAATGTAACGGAGGCGCCCAAAGGTTCCCTCAGCCTGGTTGGCAATCAGGTGTTGAGTGTAAGTGCACAAGGGAGCTTGACTGTGAGAGTGACAGCTCGAGCAGGGACGAAAGTCGGGACTAGTGATCCGGCGGCACCTCGTGGAAGGGCCGTCGCTCAACGGATAAAAGGTACCTCGGGGATAACAGGCTGATCTTGCCCAAGAGTCCATATCGACGGCATGGTTTGGCACCTCGATGTCGGCTCGTCGCATCCTGGGGCTGGAGTAGGTCCCAAGGGTTGGGCTGTTCGCCCATTAAAGCGGTACGCGAGCTGGGTTTAGAACGTCGTGAGACAGTTCGGTCCCTATCCGCTGCGCGCGTTGGAAATTTGAGAAGGGCTGTCCTTAGTACGAGAGGACCGGGACGGACTAACCTCTGGTGTGTCAGTTGTACTGCCAAGTGCATCGCTGATTAGCTACGTTGGGAAGGGATAACCGCTGAAAGCATCTAAGCGGGAAGCCTGCTTCGAGATGAGATTTCCATGCACCTTGAGTGTGTGAGGCCCCCAGCTAGACCACTGGGTTGATAGGCAGGATGTGGAAGCAAGGACTGAAGACTTGTGTAGCTGACCTGTACTAATAGGCCGATGACTTTCAACACACAATATAACAATATTTGAACTAATGATTTCAATGCTGTTCGCGTTCACTATGCGGTTACGAGACAACAACCCGTAATCACTTGAAAACAAATATAAGACGTTTTAACACCGGAAAACATGACCAAGTTGTTTGGTTTGTGTGCTTCGTGATTGTTACGGCGGTCATAGCGTGGGGGAAACGCCCGGTCCCATACCGAACCCGGAAGCTAAGGCCCATTGCGCCGATGGTACTGCACTCGTGAGGGTGTGGGAGAGTAGGTCACCGCCGGACTTAACCTGAAAATGGTTTGAGGCCCTGACACAGTGTGTGTTGGGGCCTCACCTGTTTAACCAGTGCTGCTGCTGGCCTGGTATTAGTTGGTGCCGGTTTGGGCTGGCCTGGTGTTGGCGGGGTGGGCTATCAGCTCGCCCCTTGTTCTTGTTTAAGGGCTCAGTTCAGTGGGTTGCTTCTTCAGCGTCTATGCGTTGGGCGAGATCCGTGTTTTCGACGGTAAGCATTACTGCACTGTCTCTAGCATTGAATAGATGCATAGTGATCGCCCAGCCATTCCACTCCCATATGCATGGAGGCTGCTGTTCATCTTCCCAGGGGTGCGTGGCTGGACCATAGAGGTCGCTCAACTCGTTCTTTATCTGAAGAAAACCTTGCCGCGTTTCGGCCGACCCAGGTTTTGTTGAAGTGTAGAGATGAAGTGTGACATCAAGGAAATCTTTCTCGTATGTGCCCCACGTGCCGAGCACAGTGCTCCCAAGCCCAACGTCCAGGGGATTGATGCGCAGAGCGGATTGCTCATCGGGGTTGTCTTGGCTAATTCGCGAGATAAAACCAAGCTGAGTAAATAGTGCCTCGCGCTGGCTATCGTTCTTCGGCCTTCGGCTTTCTACTAGCCTGTGGACTATGGAAATGACATCACTGGGGGCAGGCACCAATTCAAGAAGTTGGTTTTTCTCGGACATATTGAGAGCGTACTCGTTAGGGGGCTCGCAGAACTAGCGCCAACCGGGTAGCTGGTCTGTTTTCTGCAGGGTGCCGGTGAATGCAACTAACACCCGTAGCCAAGTCAGTTCTATTCCGGAATACCGTGGCAGAAACGGGATCGACGACACCAGATATTGCCGGCCCAATGGGGCTGGGTAGTTGCTCGCATGTCTTGCTGAGTGCCTCGACATTTCTAGCTAGGTCGTATCTGCACGGCAGTATCTTGCCGTTCTAGTTCGGTTCGGGTCGAGTTGCCCCACTCATCGCAGATATCGGTAATTTCTTGCCGAATCCTCTTTTGTGATGGATGATAGAGAGCGGAATGTTGCTGATCGGCGAGATGCTGCCGGAAGAGGACTATCTATGAATTCTGTGTCGGAGCTCGGCGCCGAATTGCAGCGCGCTAGAAAGCAGAATGGTCTAACCCAGGAACAACTTGCCGAGTTGGCTGGCATCTCTGAACGTACGTTGCGTTCAATAGAACGCGGTGCGGGCAACCCTTCCATAGAAGCAGTGCTTTCCGTGGCCGACGTACTCGGCCTGAGAATCGTAGTGGCCAAATGACTCCGTCACTCCAAGAACTCAAGCTGGTCGCCCAGGCTGATGTCTATTGCAATGACAGCTTGGCTGGGTACCTAACCCGACAAGACGACGGAAGCATTGCCTTCACTTACGACGTTCACTATCTTCACGATGGCGGCTCCGCAATAGCCACATCCCTGCCGGCGGCCCGCTACGTGTACGTCGGGCCCGGTGGCGCATTGCCTTCTTTCTTCTCAGGACTATTACCCGAGGGACATCGACTCACCGTTCTCAAAGATGCAACGAAGACCAGCCTCTCTGACGAGCTGACCCTCTTGATGGCCGTCGGGTCTGATACCCCCGGCAATGTCCGGGTCATTCCGGCCGGATCGAAGTTAGAGCAAACTCCTGTGGTCGCTGAATTCAGCACTACGGAGGATCTCGACTTCTCGGCGCTCTCTAGGACTTTGGATCGCCACTCGATTCCAGGTGTTCAAGACAAGATCAGCGCAACCATGTTGACCACACCAGTCGAATTCAAGAACAGCGCTTATCTGCTTAAGCTCGATCCTCGAGACCATCCACATCTGGTGCTAAACGAGGCACTGCACCTCAAAGCAGCAAGGGCACTGAAACTCCCGGTGGCAAAGAATCAGCTAGTAATGGATTCGAAGGCGAACCCCGGGCTACTTGTAGAGCGCTTTGACCGCATGGCAGTCGAGCCCGAGGCGCAACCGGAACGATTGCCGTTGGAAGACGCCATGCAGGTACTCAACCTTCCGCCGGCAAGCAAATATGCAGTTAGCACGGAACAGGTTATCCAGGTTCTAGCCCAACACTGCCAGGCGCCGGTACTGGCTAGACGCAATCTCTACATCCAATTCGTCTTCGCCTGGCTTACCGGCAACGGGGACTTGCATGGAAAGAATGTTTCGATCCTCGCAAACGAGCAAGGACAATTCGGCGTCGCGCCGATATACGACATACCCTGCACCTTGGTCTACGGTGATGACACCATGGCTCTAACTGTCGCGGGTAAAACTAAGAACCTGAAAAGGAAGCACTGGGCCGAACTTGCCGGTGAGCTGGGATTGGCGGACCGTGCAGCACAGTCGGCAAACCAACTCGCTTTGAAGGCTGCACTCACTGCAGACCTCGACGAGCTGCCCTTTGAGGGGTCGCCACTACGCGGTGCCCAACGGGAACTGAGGTTCCGACGGATGGAGCTGGAGTAGAGAGCCAGGTATCGGCTGTCAGTCTACGAGCACGGAGAATGCGGGCCGCTGGGCATCTTGGCTCTTCTTCGCTTGCCCATGGAGCCCAGTGACCCATGAAGGGTAGACGCGAAAGCCGCGTTTCCCTGGGGCAGTCGCTGATGCGTAGACGCCCAGCTGCTCGAGGTGCTGCTGCGTGAAGCGGAAGACTCCGAAGCGCTCGGATTGCTCAATGAAGACCAATGCGCCGTGCAGTTCTGCATCGGAAACGTACGGTGCGGTGGATCCAGTTTCATCGCGATGCCATATGGCTACGAAGCCGCCAGACTTCGTTGGCGTGGTCCTTGCGGTTCTTATTCGCCAGAGTTGACCGTCGATTTCAGCGATGCCGGCTTGGTAATCGCTCTGTTGCGCTTCGGGAATAACTTCGCCGTGTGCCTGCCCAGTGACGAGGCAGTAGCGGTCTAACGCGGTGTAGGTCATTCATGCCTTCCTATGTGCTACCGGCGGTCCACCAGGAACAGTAGTGATGTCATTGAGAACTATACGTTGGCCTGTAGCTCAGCCACATCGCATTTCGCAGTAGCTCAAGGCGATACCTGCAGAGAATCACTCGCAGGCACGAGGAGAGGGCTGCCTGGCCAGTCTGCCTTGTCGTGCGCTCTGCTGTCCCTGAGCCGGCTGGATTATGCCTGTAGGCCACTCGCGTTCAGCTTCGATCCTCGCTGCGGTCTATATCCGTTGCTCAGATGTACGACTGCGCAGGTACGGCATCATTCGTAGATGCGGGCGGGAGGCCGCCGCGTTGCTTCGCGATTCAGAGAGTGGAATAAGGGGAGGTGTCGGGTGCATAGAGCAGAGTAGGGAGTCCTTGAGCAACTGTAAACGTGCATTTGTACTTCGCTATTGGGTGGGCAACGGGGGCCTAAACAACGATGCGGAAATTAAGTGTCGACGCTCACCCGGAAAAAGCAGCCACCCGATTTGCACGACCCCCCCAAACCTGTGTATAGTTTTTCCTTGTCGCCGAGAGCAAAACGGAAGAAATAACCGGATGCAAAACGACGGCGAAACCCCAGAAAATCAACGGTTTCACACAGGTCACTGTGGGAAAATAGTTGAAGAATGGGAACCAAGAATACTGTTTCAAATCACAAACAATTGATTTGACTTTCAGAAATTCGCGGTGATAAGATTTGAATATAACGCTGGACGAAATCATTGCCTGAATTGTTGGGTAATGGAGAACCGGTAAGTGTTTGTTGTTTGAGAACTCAATAGTGTGCCAAGTTTGTTGATACCGAATTATTTTTATTTGGTGAATACATAACATTTGCTTGAGGCATTGCACCCCCGTGCAGTGTTCTTGAGTGTTTTTTATTCGCCAGGATTTTTTCATTGATTCTCCCTTATTTTCCGAGGGGTTTCGGTGGCTTTTTGTTTTTTATGGAGAGTTTGATCCTGGCTCAGGATGAACGCTGGCGGCGTGCTTAACACATGCAAGTCGAACGATGAAGCCCTGCTTGCAGGGTGGATTAGTGGCGAACGGGTGAGTAACACGTGAGTAACCTGCCCCTGACTCTGGGATAAGCCCGGGAAACTGGGTCTAATACCGGATATGACTTCCTACTGCATGGTGGGTTGTTGAAAGATTTATCGGTGGGGGATGGACTCGCGGCCTATCAGCTTGTTGGTGAGGTAATGGCTCACCAAGGCGACGACGGGTAGCCGGCCTGAGAGGGTGACCGGCCACACTGGGACTGAGACACGGCCCAGACTCCTACGGGAGGCAGCAGTGGGGAATATTGCACAATGGGCGGAAGCCTGATGCAGCGACGCCGCGTGAGGGATGACGGCCTTCGGGTTGTAAACCTCTTTCAGTAGGGAAGAAGCGAAAGTGACGGTACCTGCAGAAGAAGCGCCGGCTAACTACGTGCCAGCAGCCGCGGTAATACGTAGGGCGCAAGCGTTATCCGGATTTATTGGGCGTAAAGAGCTCGTAGGCGGTTTGTCGCGTCTGCCGTGAAAGTCCGAGGCTCAACCTCGGATCTGCGGTGGGTACGGGCAGACTAGAGTGATGTAGGGGAGACTGGAATTCCTGGTGTAGCGGTGAAATGCGCAGATATCAGGAGGAACACCGATGGCGAAGGCAGGTCTCTGGGCATTTACTGACGCTGAGGAGCGAAAGCATGGGGAGCGAACAGGATTAGATACCCTGGTAGTCCATGCCGTAAACGTTGGGCACTAGGTGTGGGGGACATTCCACGTTTTCCGCGCCGTAGCTAACGCATTAAGTGCCCCGCCTGGGGAGTACGGCCGCAAGGCTAAAACTCAAAGGAATTGACGGGGGCCCGCACAAGCGGCGGAGCATGCGGATTAATTCGATGCAACGCGAAGAACCTTACCAAGGCTTGACATGTGCCAGACCGCTCCAGAGATGGGGTTTCCCTTCGGGGCTGGTTCACAGGTGGTGCATGGTTGTCGTCAGCTCGTGTCGTGAGATGTTGGGTTAAGTCCCGCAACGAGCGCAACCCTCGTTCCATGTTGCCAGCACGTAGTGGTGGGGACTCATGGGAGACTGCCGGGGTCAACTCGGAGGAAGGTGGGGATGACGTCAAATCATCATGCCCCTTATGTCTTGGGCTTCACGCATGCTACAATGGCCGGTACAATGGGTTGCGATACTGTGAGGTGGAGCTAATCCCTAAAAGCCGGTCTCAGTTCGGATTGGGGTCTGCAACTCGACCCCATGAAGTCGGAGTCGCTAGTAATCGCAGATCAGCAACGCTGCGGTGAATACGTTCCCGGGCCTTGTACACACCGCCCGTCAAGTCACGAAAGTTGGTAACACCCGAAGCCGATGGCCTAACCACCTTGTGTGGGGGGAGTCGTCGAAGGTGGGACTGGCGATTGGGACTAAGTCGTAACAAGGTAGCCGTACCGGAAGGTGCGGCTGGATCACCTCCTTTCTAAGGAGCTAACCATTATTATGGTTGCCCATGTCTGTGCCCGAGTGTGGTACGGGTGGGTTGCTCATGGGTGGAATATCAATGAACTCAGTACTGGAAAGCATGCATGCCTGATTGATCCTTTGTGGGGTTGTGTGGTGTGTGTGGGGTACTGGCTGTGGCTGCATGGTGTTGTTGCTGGTGAGTACGCAGCATGATGATCCTTTGGGTTGTTGTGGTGTTGGAAAAGCGGTGGTGGTGTTGTGTGGTTTGTATGGTTTGGCATGCTGTTGGGTTTTGAGGCAACAAGCCTCCGTCCCTGGTGGATGATGTGATCGGTTGTTGTGGTGCTGGCCCTTGTGGGGTTGGTGTTGTGATGGTTGGTTGTTTCTCTTCTTGGGTGGCGGGGTTCTTGGTGTTTCGGTGTTTGTCCTGTGTTTGCCGTGGACGTGCCGCCTTTGTTGGTGGTGTGGTTGCGGGGGTGTGGGGTTGTTGTTTGGGAACTGTATAGTGAACGCGAGCATCTTGCAGATGAGATGAGTCTGGTGGCCCTTTTCCTTGGGTCATCTAGGTGTTTGAGTCTTGTCTGCGTGATTTTGTTAGATTGTTTTATTGCTCATATCTTGAGACTTTGATGTTGTGTTGAAGTTTTTAAGGGCGCACGGTGGATGCCTTGGCATCAAGAGCCGATGAAGGACGTGGGAATCTGCGATAAGCCTGGTGGAGTCGATAACCGGACGTTGATACCAGGATTTCCGAATGGGGGAACCCCGCACCATGTTATGTGGTGTGACCTGCAGCTGAATGTATAGGCTGTGTGGAGGGAACGCGGGGAAGTGAAACATCTCAGTACCCGCAGGAAGAGAAAACAATAGTGATTCCGTTAGTAGTGGCGAGCGAACGCGGATGGGGCTAAACCGGTTGGTGTGTGATAGCGGATAGGCGTTGCATCATCGGGGTTGTGGGGTTGACATGTACCAGTGCTATCTTGCTGGTGGGATGAGGTGCAGGCGTATAGGTGAATCGGTTGGAATGCCGGACCATAGAGGGTGATAGTCCCGTAGGTGTAATGCGTGTCTGCCGTTCTAGTGTTGATACCCGAGTAGCACGGGGCCCGTGAAACCTTGTGTGAATCTGCCAGGACCACCTGGTAAGCCTGAATACTACTTGATGACCGATAGTGAATCAGTACCGTGAGGGAATGGTGAAAAGTACCCCGGGAGGGGAGTGAAATAGTACCTGAAACCGTGCGCTTACAATCCGTTAGAGCCTGGGACTTGTTCCTGGGTGATGGCGTGCCTTTTGAAGAATGAGCCTGCGAGTTAGTGCTGTGTCGCGAGGTTAACCCGTGTGGGGTAGCCGTAGCGAAAGCGAGTCTGAATAGGGCGTTTGAGTGGCACGGTCTAGACCCGAAGCGAAGTGATCTACCCATGGCCAGGTTGAAGCGCGTGTAAGAGCGTGTGGAGGACCGAACCCACTTCAGTTGAAAATGGAGGGGATGAGCTGTGGGTAGGGGTGAAAGGCCAATCAAACTTCGTGATAGCTGGTTCTCCCCGAAATGCATTTAGGTGCAGCGTTACGTGTTTCTTGCTGGAGGTAGAGCTACTGGATAGGCGATGGGCCCTACAAGGTTACTGACCTTAGCCAAACTCCGAATGCCGGTAAGTGAGAGCGTAGCAGTGAGACTGTGGGGGATAAGCTTCATAGTCGAGAGGGAAACAGCCCAGAACGCCAACTAAGGCCCCTAAGCGTGTGCTAAGTGGGAAAGGATGTGGAGTTGCTGTGACAACCAGGAGGTTGGCTTAGAAGCAGCCACCCTTGAAAGAGTGCGTAATAGCTCACTGGTCAAGTGATTCCGCGCCGATAATGTAGCGGGGCTCAAGCACACCGCCGAAGTTGCGTCATTCAAATATTTGCCTGGCTTTTGTTGGGCGTTTGGATGGGTAGGGGAGCGTCGTATAGCGGGTGAAGTCGCGGTGGAAACCAGCGGTGGACGCTATACGAGTGAGAATGCAGGCATGAGTAGCGAATGACGGGTGAGAAACCCGTCCGCCGAATGATCAAGGGTTCCAGGGTTAAGCTAATCTGCCCTGGGTTAGTCGGGGCCTAAGGCGAGGCCGACAGGCGTAGTCGATGGATAACGGGTTGATATTCCCGTACCGGCGAAGGACCGCCCATACTGAGCTGTGGATGCTAACCATGACGGATTCCAGTGTTGATGCCTTCGGGTGTCTTGTTGGTTGATGTGGTGGGAACCGATGCAGTGAGGTCAGCGTATTAACAGGTGTGACGCAGGAAGGTAGCCGAGCCAGGCAATGGAATTGACCTGGTCCAAGGGTGTAGGAAGAGTGGTTGGCAAATCCGCCGCTCAATTGTTTCTGAGACCTGATAGGCGCCCCATTTTTTGGGGTGATTCGGTGATCCTATGCTGCCTAGAAAAGCATCGGCGCGAGGTCCCAGTCCGCCCGTACCCCAAACCGACACAGGTGATCAGGTAGAGAATACTAAGGCGATCGAGAGAATCATGGTTAAGGAACTCGGCAAAATGCCCCCGTAACTTCGGAAGAAGGGGGGCCTGCCTCGTGATCAGCTCTTGCAGTTGTGAGCGGGTGTGGGCCGCAGAGACCAGGGGGAAGCGACTGTTTACTAAAAACACAGGTCCGTGCGAAGTCGCAAGACGATGTATACGGACTGACT harbors:
- a CDS encoding helix-turn-helix transcriptional regulator, with the translated sequence MNSVSELGAELQRARKQNGLTQEQLAELAGISERTLRSIERGAGNPSIEAVLSVADVLGLRIVVAK
- a CDS encoding type II toxin-antitoxin system HipA family toxin, which gives rise to MTPSLQELKLVAQADVYCNDSLAGYLTRQDDGSIAFTYDVHYLHDGGSAIATSLPAARYVYVGPGGALPSFFSGLLPEGHRLTVLKDATKTSLSDELTLLMAVGSDTPGNVRVIPAGSKLEQTPVVAEFSTTEDLDFSALSRTLDRHSIPGVQDKISATMLTTPVEFKNSAYLLKLDPRDHPHLVLNEALHLKAARALKLPVAKNQLVMDSKANPGLLVERFDRMAVEPEAQPERLPLEDAMQVLNLPPASKYAVSTEQVIQVLAQHCQAPVLARRNLYIQFVFAWLTGNGDLHGKNVSILANEQGQFGVAPIYDIPCTLVYGDDTMALTVAGKTKNLKRKHWAELAGELGLADRAAQSANQLALKAALTADLDELPFEGSPLRGAQRELRFRRMELE
- a CDS encoding MepB family protein, with the translated sequence MTYTALDRYCLVTGQAHGEVIPEAQQSDYQAGIAEIDGQLWRIRTARTTPTKSGGFVAIWHRDETGSTAPYVSDAELHGALVFIEQSERFGVFRFTQQHLEQLGVYASATAPGKRGFRVYPSWVTGLHGQAKKSQDAQRPAFSVLVD